One Burkholderia cepacia genomic window carries:
- a CDS encoding IS256 family transposase, producing MPRKPKALPVALPAIPAELLEQFGNGPMTAEAINAATLALKKALIERALGGEMNHHLGYPPGAAKPANATNQRNGKGAKTVLTEDGPIRIEVPRDRDGSFEPILIPKHERRFTGFDDKIVAMYARGMTVREIQGFLLEQYGTEVSPDFISSVTDEVIAEVTAWQARPLEPMYPVVFFDALRVKIREDAVVRNKAVYLALGVLPDGTREILGLWIENTEGAKFWMKVFNDLKTRGVHDILIAVTDGLKGMPEALAAVFPATTLQTCIVHLIRNSLDYASWKDRRGLAAAIKPIYAAPSAEAAQAALDAFADGPWGQKFPTVSSAWRNAWDRVIPFFAFPPGVRKIIYTTNAIENINSQLRKIIKTRGHFPSDEAATKLIWLALRNITANWGSAAHDWKTAMNQFAILYSDRFVRPSVQLLNLP from the coding sequence ATGCCTCGCAAACCGAAAGCCCTGCCGGTGGCACTGCCGGCGATTCCGGCCGAGCTGCTCGAGCAGTTCGGCAACGGTCCGATGACGGCCGAAGCCATCAACGCCGCAACGCTGGCGCTCAAGAAGGCGCTGATCGAACGGGCACTGGGCGGCGAGATGAATCATCATCTCGGCTACCCTCCCGGTGCTGCCAAGCCGGCCAACGCCACGAATCAGCGCAACGGCAAAGGGGCCAAGACGGTTCTGACCGAAGACGGTCCGATCCGTATCGAGGTGCCGCGTGACCGCGATGGCAGCTTCGAACCCATCCTGATTCCCAAGCACGAACGGCGCTTCACCGGCTTCGACGACAAGATCGTCGCCATGTATGCCCGAGGCATGACCGTACGCGAGATTCAGGGCTTCTTGCTGGAACAGTACGGCACCGAGGTCTCGCCCGACTTCATCAGCTCGGTCACCGACGAGGTCATAGCCGAAGTAACCGCCTGGCAGGCCCGGCCGCTCGAGCCGATGTATCCCGTCGTGTTTTTCGACGCACTGCGGGTGAAGATTCGCGAAGACGCCGTCGTGCGCAACAAGGCGGTGTACCTGGCGCTAGGCGTGCTGCCCGACGGCACGCGGGAGATCTTGGGCCTGTGGATCGAGAATACCGAGGGGGCCAAATTCTGGATGAAGGTATTCAACGATCTGAAGACGCGCGGTGTTCACGACATCCTGATCGCCGTCACCGACGGTCTGAAGGGCATGCCCGAAGCCTTGGCAGCGGTGTTTCCGGCCACCACACTGCAAACCTGTATCGTCCATCTGATCCGTAACAGCCTCGATTACGCCAGTTGGAAAGACCGCCGGGGGTTGGCTGCCGCGATCAAACCGATCTATGCCGCGCCCAGCGCGGAAGCGGCCCAGGCCGCACTCGATGCGTTTGCTGATGGGCCGTGGGGCCAGAAATTCCCGACCGTCAGCAGCGCGTGGCGCAACGCCTGGGATCGGGTGATCCCGTTCTTTGCGTTTCCGCCGGGTGTGCGCAAGATCATCTACACGACGAACGCGATTGAAAATATCAACTCGCAGTTGCGCAAGATCATCAAGACCCGTGGTCACTTCCCGAGCGACGAGGCCGCGACCAAACTCATCTGGCTGGCCTTGCGCAACATCACCGCGAATTGGGGAAGTGCCGCGCATGACTGGAAGACGGCCATGAACCAGTTCGCTATCCTTTACTCAGATCGATTCGTTCGGCCTTCCGTGCAATTACTCAACCTGCCTTGA
- a CDS encoding H-NS family nucleoid-associated regulatory protein, which yields MATYTELKAQLAALQQETEAARITELQTVIQQVRDIVQQYGITAEDIFGRQRVPRGKAAKAPVPPKYRDPKTGATWSGRGREPSWIRGKKRKPFLIESE from the coding sequence ATGGCGACATACACCGAACTGAAAGCACAACTCGCAGCGCTGCAACAAGAAACGGAAGCGGCACGAATTACGGAGCTACAGACCGTCATCCAACAGGTCCGCGATATTGTTCAACAATACGGGATCACCGCCGAAGATATTTTCGGCCGTCAACGCGTACCGCGCGGGAAGGCTGCAAAAGCTCCCGTGCCACCGAAATACCGCGATCCGAAAACCGGCGCGACGTGGAGCGGTCGCGGTCGTGAACCGTCTTGGATTAGGGGCAAGAAACGCAAACCGTTTTTGATCGAGTCCGAGTAG
- a CDS encoding AI-2E family transporter: MANSTAPSSVAATITGIAAGMALAHYLRPVLVPFFLAALLRIGVDAVVQLVANVLPKAPRWTIRLTTGGVMGTAIMAICYVVTQGIGSVVSQVPAIVSKLDAISRHFAFVTGSKDADLFSAAIRHVDGPALLQWLASGIHEPFQIVLLTLLMSAFMLTAPNAENNPKLDLVVRHAARAARQRAIIAHITSSIQNYMVVQLATNGAIGIAVAVACLAIGLKAAMFWGATSFILAFIPVVGPIVASVLPALSALVQSSTEWQAIAVFVAVQVIFTVLHNLVLPKLQAKSQNIDPIAGLLALGIWTLLWGVWGALLATPLMMLIMITMAQFESSRWFAALLSHDGRPATGSDAE, encoded by the coding sequence ATGGCTAATTCGACTGCGCCTTCTTCGGTCGCAGCGACGATTACGGGCATTGCGGCCGGCATGGCGCTCGCGCATTATCTGCGGCCCGTGCTCGTCCCATTTTTTCTTGCGGCGCTCCTTCGGATCGGGGTGGATGCTGTCGTGCAGTTGGTAGCGAATGTGCTGCCCAAAGCCCCCCGATGGACGATCAGACTGACGACAGGCGGCGTGATGGGCACGGCGATCATGGCGATCTGCTACGTGGTCACGCAGGGCATCGGATCGGTTGTCTCGCAAGTTCCGGCAATCGTCTCGAAGCTCGACGCCATTTCGCGGCACTTCGCGTTCGTGACGGGTTCGAAAGACGCCGATTTATTCAGTGCCGCCATCCGTCACGTCGACGGACCGGCCCTCTTGCAGTGGCTGGCCTCGGGCATCCACGAGCCGTTCCAGATCGTATTGCTGACATTGCTCATGTCCGCTTTCATGCTGACTGCGCCCAATGCGGAGAACAATCCAAAGCTTGATCTCGTCGTGCGTCACGCCGCGAGAGCGGCGAGACAGCGGGCGATCATTGCGCACATTACAAGCAGTATTCAGAACTATATGGTCGTGCAACTGGCGACCAACGGGGCGATCGGGATCGCGGTAGCCGTTGCGTGCCTTGCGATTGGGCTGAAAGCCGCGATGTTCTGGGGGGCCACATCGTTTATTCTTGCGTTTATTCCCGTGGTCGGGCCGATCGTTGCGAGCGTGTTGCCAGCGCTTTCGGCACTCGTTCAGTCGTCGACGGAATGGCAAGCGATTGCCGTGTTCGTAGCGGTGCAGGTGATTTTTACCGTGCTTCACAATCTCGTGCTGCCGAAGCTCCAGGCGAAAAGCCAGAACATCGATCCGATCGCCGGGCTGCTCGCGCTTGGAATCTGGACGTTGTTATGGGGTGTGTGGGGTGCGCTGCTTGCCACGCCGCTCATGATGCTGATCATGATTACGATGGCGCAATTCGAGAGTAGCCGGTGGTTTGCGGCATTGCTCTCGCATGATGGACGACCGGCGACGGGGAGCGACGCGGAGTAG